A part of Fusarium graminearum PH-1 chromosome 3, whole genome shotgun sequence genomic DNA contains:
- a CDS encoding dimethyladenosine transferase: MPKATKGKNAGPRKGPYEKPAANRVFKFNTNIGQHILKNPGIADTIVAKAYLKPTDTVLEIGPGTGVLTTRILEQAKAVKAVELDTRMAAELTKRVQGGPLQQKLEIIMGDFAKLDVVQALPPIDVCISNTPYQISSIIVSKLISMPKPPRVSILMVQREFGLRLCARAGDSLYSRLSVNTQFTSKVSMVAKVGKNNFSPPPEVESVVVRIEPRTDVPAVGLEELDGVLRICFSRKNKTLRASFLDSHEICERNWITWTSMYPDKVSEKDLDLLRDSMDTAEKAADSKQSVCGVPVSKASLKNLIRTKIEHVLETTELAEARAVKCDENDFLKLILAFRENNIYFT, encoded by the coding sequence ATGCCCAAAGCGACAAAAGGCAAGAATGCCGGCCCCCGAAAGGGCCCCTACGAGAAGCCCGCCGCAAACAGGGTCTTCaagttcaacaccaacatcggcCAGCATATCTTGAAGAACCCTGGTATCGCAGACACCATCGTCGCAAAGGCATACCTCAAGCCCACCGACACCGTCCTCGAAATCGGTCCCGGAACTGGTGTCCTCACCACGAGAATCTTGgagcaggccaaggctgtcaaggctgtcgagcTCGATACCAGAATGGCTGCTGAATTGACGAAACGAGTCCAGGGCGGGCCTCTGCagcagaagctcgagatCATCATGGGCGATTTTGCTAAACTCGATGTTGTGCAAGCTCTTCCCCCCATTGATGTCTGCATCAGCAACACGCCCTACCAAATTTCGTCTATCATCGTCTCCAAGCTCATCTCCATGCCCAAGCCCCCACGCGTCAGCATTCTCATGGTTCAGCGAGAATTCGGACTGCGATTGTGCGCCCGCGCTGGCGATTCGCTATACTCTCGTCTTTCGGTCAACACACAGTTTACTTCCAAGGTCTCAATGGttgccaaggttggcaagaACAACTTCTCCCCTCCACCCGAGGTCGAGTCCGTCGTCGTGAGGATAGAGCCTCGAACAGACGTCCCCGCTGTTGGTCTGGAGGAGCTGGACGGTGTACTGCGCATTTGCTTCTCGCGAAAGAACAAGACGCTGCGAGCTAGTTTCCTCGACTCGCATGAGATTTGCGAGCGCAACTGGATCACATGGACGTCCATGTATCCCGACAAGGTCAGTGAGAAGGATCTCGACCTGCTCCGCGACAGCATGGACACCGCCGAAAAGGCAGCCGACTCCAAGCAGAGCGTGTGTGGCGTTCCTGTCAGCAAGGCATCtctcaagaacttgatcCGAACCAAGATTGAGCATGTCCTCGAGACCACCGAACTCGCCGAGGCCCGAGCCGTCAAGtgtgatgagaatgacttTTTGAAGCTCATCTTGGCTTTCCGTGAGAACAACATCTACTTCACATAG